A genomic window from Mobula hypostoma chromosome 14, sMobHyp1.1, whole genome shotgun sequence includes:
- the LOC134356192 gene encoding E3 ubiquitin-protein ligase SIAH1, with product MSRQTATALPTGTSKCTPAQRVPALTGTTASNSDLASLFECPVCFDYVLPPILQCQSGHLVCSNCRPKLTCCPTCRGPLGSIRNLAMEKVANSVLFPCKYASSGCEITLPHTEKADHEELCEFRPYSCPCPGASCKWQGSLDAVMPHLMHQHKSITTLQGEDIVFLATDINLPGAVDWVMMQSCFGFHFMLVLEKQEKYDGHQQFFAIVQLIGTRKQAENFAYRLELNGHRRRLTWEATPRSIHEGIATAIMNSDCLVFDTSIAQLFAENGNLGINVTISMC from the coding sequence ATGAGTCGTCAGACTGCCACAGCACTTCCGACAGGTACAtcaaagtgtacccctgcccagAGAGTACCTGCATTGACAGGAACCACAGCTTCCAATAGTGATTTAGCAAGTCTTTTTGAGTGTCCAGTTTGCTTTGACTATGTGCTCCCACCAATTCTTCAGTGCCAGAGTGGCCACCTTGTCTGCAGCAACTGTCGTCCTAAGCTTACATGCTGTCCCACCTGCAGGGGCCCTTTGGGCTCCATTCGTAACTTGGCCATGGAAAAAGTGGCTAACTCTGTACTGTTTCCCTGTAAGTATGCCTCTTCAGGTTGTGAAATAACACTACCACATACAGAGAAAGCAGACCATGAGGAACTGTGTGAGTTCAGACCATACTCGTGTCCTTGCCCTGGTGCCTCCTGTAAATGGCAGGGTTCTCTGGATGCTGTAATGCCACACCTGATGCATCAACACAAGTCAATTACAACCTTGCAGGGTGAGGACATAGTTTTCCTGGCCACAGACATAAACCTTCCAGGTGCAGTAGATTGGGTTATGATGCAGTCCTGTTTTGGCTTCCATTTTATGTTGGTCTTGGAAAAACAAGAGAAGTACGATGGCCACCAGCAGTTTTTTGCCATCGTGCAGTTAATTGGAACACGCAAACAAGCTGAAAACTTTGCTTACAGACTTGAGCTGAATGGCCACAGACGGCGATTGACTTGGGAAGCAACTCCTCGATCGATTCACGAGGGCATTGCCACAGCAATTATGAATAGTGACTGCCTAGTTTTTGACACTAGCATTGCACAGCTCTTTGCAGAAAATGGCAATTTGGGAATTAATGTAACAATATCAATGTGTTGA